Proteins from one Camelina sativa cultivar DH55 chromosome 8, Cs, whole genome shotgun sequence genomic window:
- the LOC104708831 gene encoding uncharacterized protein LOC104708831 isoform X1 — MRFRKGSRIEVYSHKEAPYGAWRSAEIISGNGHTYGIRYYSFELSNNEAVEERVPRKMIRPCPPQIDVDRWEAGGLVEVLDNNISWKAATVLKELSGRYYAVRLLDAAVELTVHKVNLRARQSWQDERWVVVGKVSCSLKSSTLTGSDVDQNLKPLLNSVVPQETSIASVRMLKRSSPCDWSESAESCTRSPKKVRALEEERYQHWFASSSSSSAEKAASERMGGKLNVQASFNKKITGFRQMVRVRSKRFSECVGTGNGCYDTDACSVGSCSPISYDENDIPTCFLDGPSQGADSFSSDAESSEEAFGLREEASWKHSLASGGAVRSSRPELYTYCRTLGKLFASGPLNWDQEASLTDLRLSLNISVDEHLMELRHLKSAGVGHTSLQCGINCYMLFFFQRILIMIV, encoded by the exons ATGAGATTCAGAAAAGGAAGTAGAATTGAGGTGTATAGCCACAAAGAGGCACCGTATGGTGCGTGGCGATCAGCGGAGATTATATCGGGTAATGGTCATACTTATGGTATTAGATATTACTCTTTCGAACTTTCCAACAATGAGGCTGTTGAGGAGAGAGTTCCAAGGAAGATGATCAGGCCGTGTCCACCTCAAATAGATGTAGATAGATGGGAAGCTGGTGGTTTGGTTGAGGTTCTTGATAACAatatttcctggaaagctgcTACGGTTCTGAAGGAGTTGTCTGGAAGATATTATGCGGTTCGGTTGCTTGATGCGGCGGTCGAACTCACAGTTCACAAAGTGAACCTCAGGGCTCGGCAATCTTGGCAAGATGAAAGATGGGTTGTGGTTGGAAAG GTATCTTGTTCTCTCAAGTCCTCTACGCTGACTGGATCAGATGTAGACCAGAATCTGAAGCCGCTTTTGAACAGTGTGGTGCCTCAGGAGACTAGTATTGCTTCTGTGAGAATGTTGAAGAGATCGTCACCCTGTGATTGGTCTGAGTCTGCTGAATCATGTACCAGAAGTCCTAAGAAGGTAAGAGCATTGGAGGAAGAGAGATATCAGCActggtttgcttcttcttcttcttcttcagcggAGAAGGCTGCTTCTGAACGTATGGGTGGTAAATTGAATGTGCAAGCTTCGTTTAACAAGAAGATAACTGGTTTCCGACAAATGGTCAGGGTAAGATCAAAAAGATTTAGTGAATGTGTTGGTACTGGAAATGGTTGTTATGATACTGATGCATGCTCGGTTGGTAGTTGTAGCCCTATTAGTTATGATGAGAATGACATACCAACTTGTTTTCTAGATGGTCCTAGTCAAGGTGCCGACTCTTTTAGTAGTGATGCAGAATCTTCAGAAGAAGCATTTGGGCTCAGAGAGGAAGCTAGTTGGAAACATTCGTTAGCAAGTGGTGGAGCAGTGAGATCCTCTAGGCCTGAACTATACACTTACTGCAGAACACTGGGGAAACTATTTGCTTCCGGCCCCCTAAATTGGGATCAGGAAGCATCACTAACCGATCTCCGACTTTCTCTTAATATATCAGTTGATGAACATCTGATGGAGCTAAGACATCTAAAGTCGGCTG GTGTTGGACATACTTCCCTGCAATGTGGAATCAACTGTTATATGTTGTTCTTTTTTCAGAGGATTCTTATAATGATTGTATAG
- the LOC104708831 gene encoding uncharacterized protein LOC104708831 isoform X3, which yields MRFRKGSRIEVYSHKEAPYGAWRSAEIISGNGHTYGIRYYSFELSNNEAVEERVPRKMIRPCPPQIDVDRWEAGGLVEVLDNNISWKAATVLKELSGRYYAVRLLDAAVELTVHKVNLRARQSWQDERWVVVGKVSCSLKSSTLTGSDVDQNLKPLLNSVVPQETSIASVRMLKRSSPCDWSESAESCTRSPKKVRALEEERYQHWFASSSSSSAEKAASERMGGKLNVQASFNKKITGFRQMVRNLQKKHLGSERKLVGNIR from the exons ATGAGATTCAGAAAAGGAAGTAGAATTGAGGTGTATAGCCACAAAGAGGCACCGTATGGTGCGTGGCGATCAGCGGAGATTATATCGGGTAATGGTCATACTTATGGTATTAGATATTACTCTTTCGAACTTTCCAACAATGAGGCTGTTGAGGAGAGAGTTCCAAGGAAGATGATCAGGCCGTGTCCACCTCAAATAGATGTAGATAGATGGGAAGCTGGTGGTTTGGTTGAGGTTCTTGATAACAatatttcctggaaagctgcTACGGTTCTGAAGGAGTTGTCTGGAAGATATTATGCGGTTCGGTTGCTTGATGCGGCGGTCGAACTCACAGTTCACAAAGTGAACCTCAGGGCTCGGCAATCTTGGCAAGATGAAAGATGGGTTGTGGTTGGAAAG GTATCTTGTTCTCTCAAGTCCTCTACGCTGACTGGATCAGATGTAGACCAGAATCTGAAGCCGCTTTTGAACAGTGTGGTGCCTCAGGAGACTAGTATTGCTTCTGTGAGAATGTTGAAGAGATCGTCACCCTGTGATTGGTCTGAGTCTGCTGAATCATGTACCAGAAGTCCTAAGAAGGTAAGAGCATTGGAGGAAGAGAGATATCAGCActggtttgcttcttcttcttcttcttcagcggAGAAGGCTGCTTCTGAACGTATGGGTGGTAAATTGAATGTGCAAGCTTCGTTTAACAAGAAGATAACTGGTTTCCGACAAATGGTCAGG AATCTTCAGAAGAAGCATTTGGGCTCAGAGAGGAAGCTAGTTGGAAACATTCGTTAG
- the LOC104708831 gene encoding uncharacterized protein LOC104708831 isoform X2 has translation MRFRKGSRIEVYSHKEAPYGAWRSAEIISGNGHTYGIRYYSFELSNNEAVEERVPRKMIRPCPPQIDVDRWEAGGLVEVLDNNISWKAATVLKELSGRYYAVRLLDAAVELTVHKVNLRARQSWQDERWVVVGKVSCSLKSSTLTGSDVDQNLKPLLNSVVPQETSIASVRMLKRSSPCDWSESAESCTRSPKKVRALEEERYQHWFASSSSSSAEKAASERMGGKLNVQASFNKKITGFRQMVRMVLVKVPTLLVVMQNLQKKHLGSERKLVGNIR, from the exons ATGAGATTCAGAAAAGGAAGTAGAATTGAGGTGTATAGCCACAAAGAGGCACCGTATGGTGCGTGGCGATCAGCGGAGATTATATCGGGTAATGGTCATACTTATGGTATTAGATATTACTCTTTCGAACTTTCCAACAATGAGGCTGTTGAGGAGAGAGTTCCAAGGAAGATGATCAGGCCGTGTCCACCTCAAATAGATGTAGATAGATGGGAAGCTGGTGGTTTGGTTGAGGTTCTTGATAACAatatttcctggaaagctgcTACGGTTCTGAAGGAGTTGTCTGGAAGATATTATGCGGTTCGGTTGCTTGATGCGGCGGTCGAACTCACAGTTCACAAAGTGAACCTCAGGGCTCGGCAATCTTGGCAAGATGAAAGATGGGTTGTGGTTGGAAAG GTATCTTGTTCTCTCAAGTCCTCTACGCTGACTGGATCAGATGTAGACCAGAATCTGAAGCCGCTTTTGAACAGTGTGGTGCCTCAGGAGACTAGTATTGCTTCTGTGAGAATGTTGAAGAGATCGTCACCCTGTGATTGGTCTGAGTCTGCTGAATCATGTACCAGAAGTCCTAAGAAGGTAAGAGCATTGGAGGAAGAGAGATATCAGCActggtttgcttcttcttcttcttcttcagcggAGAAGGCTGCTTCTGAACGTATGGGTGGTAAATTGAATGTGCAAGCTTCGTTTAACAAGAAGATAACTGGTTTCCGACAAATGGTCAGG ATGGTCCTAGTCAAGGTGCCGACTCTTTTAGTAGTGATGCAGAATCTTCAGAAGAAGCATTTGGGCTCAGAGAGGAAGCTAGTTGGAAACATTCGTTAG
- the LOC104708832 gene encoding pentatricopeptide repeat-containing protein At2g25580-like — protein MYKKIALFTRTNHVLSLPNEKRIHQVMRNLSTAVERLDFGNSNEYQVEDSSHMMNPREGFNGSSGNGQSQNPTWSYGKVSETQSLSSNHEQPWKQSPGMSNNSQVQSHCQGNWYGTNSDYQSTSVGSSWHSGKTVDRDVSDMIREFEDFCEQENPRMALTTMEKLELKGYVMDLRELIWLSQLFGEENAFQEDSILQEAKVSVQGKIRAKVYNSAADDLKHYTDWAINELDKICDQGKVKKALCTIDTLASLNHVVDLTRLLRLAKVCGEAEALEEGKAVHGKIIALARHLDVSSYHVLLEMYSNCGLVNEAVSVFENMPERNLETWYITIRCFAKNGRGEEAIDLFSRFKKEGNKPTAQLFRGVFYSCGMLGDVDEGLLHFESMSKDYGIVPSIEDYVSLVEMYALPGFLEEAVEFVEKMPMEPNVDVWETLMNLSRVHGNLELGDQCAEFVELLDPTRLNKQSREGFLPVKASDVEKERLKKKSGVHALPGLTNRTNEFKAGDTNLPENDELLELLRNLKMHMIEVGYVADTKPALHDIDQESKETALLGHSERIAFARAVLSTAPRKQITILKNLRVCVDCHNALKVMADVVGREVIMRDAKRFHHLKNGACSCNDYW, from the coding sequence aTGTATAAGAAGATAGCATTGTTTACCAGAACGAATCATGTTCTCTCCTTACCCAACGAGAAAAGGATCCATCAAGTTATGAGGAATCTCTCCACAGCTGTTGAAAGGTTAGATTTTGGAAACTCTAATGAATACCAGGTAGAGGATTCGTCACATATGATGAACCCTAGAGAAGGGTTTAATGGGAGCAGTGGAAATGGGCAAAGCCAGAACCCAACTTGGAGCTATGGGAAAGTTAGTGAAACTCAGAGTTTGAGTTCAAATCATGAGCAGCCGTGGAAGCAGAGTCCTGGTATGTCTAATAATTCGCAGGTCCAATCTCATTGTCAAGGCAATTGGTATGGGACAAACTCTGATTATCAGAGTACTAGTGTAGGATCGTCTTGGCATTCTGGTAAGACTGTTGATCGCGACGTATCTGATATGATTAGGGAATTTGAAGATTTTTGCGAACAAGAGAATCCAAGAATGGCCTTAACTACTATGGAAAAATTGGAGCTTAAGGGTTATGTTATGGATTTACGTGAACTTATATGGTTATCTCAGCTATTTGGGGAAGAAAACGCTTTTCAAGAAGATAGTATTTTGCAAGAAGCCAAGGTTTCTGTTCAGGGGAAGATCAGAGCTAAAGTTTACAATTCAGCTGCGGATGATTTGAAGCATTATACTGATTGGGCGATTAATGAACTTGATAAAATTTGCGACCAAGGTAAGGTGAAAAAGGCCTTGTGTACAATAGATACATTGGCAAGTCTGAATCATGTTGTGGATTTGACTAGACTTTTACGGTTAGCAAAGGTGTGTGGGGAAGCAGAGGCTTTAGAAGAAGGCAAGGCTGTTCATGGGAAGATTATTGCTTTGGCTCGCCATTTAGATGTTAGTAGTTACCATGTACTGTTAGAAATGTACTCCAACTGTGGGTTGGTGAATGAAGCTGTGAGTGTTTTTGAGAATATGCCTGAGAGGAATTTGGAGACTTGGTACATTACAATAAGATGTTTTGCAAAGAATGGTCGAGGAGAAGAGGCTATTGATCTGTTTAGCCGCttcaaaaaagaaggaaacaaaccCACTGCTCAACTATTTAGAGGAGTTTTCTATTCATGTGGTATGCTAGGTGATGTTGATGAGGGACTGTTGCACTTTGAGTCAATGTCCAAAGACTACGGCATCGTCCCCTCCATTGAAGACTATGTTAGCCTCGTTGAGATGTATGCGTTACCCGGATTTTTAGAGGAGGCTGTAGAATTTGTAGAGAAAATGCCGATGGAGCCAAACGTTGATGTGTGGGAAACATTGATGAATCTTTCTCGAGTGCATGGGAATTTAGAACTTGGAGACCAGTGTGCTGAGTTTGTTGAATTGTTAGATCCTACACGGTTGAATAAACAGTCTCGGGAAGGATTTCTACCGGTCAAGGCATCAGATGTTGAGAAAGAGAGACTAAAGAAAAAGTCGGGAGTTCATGCCCTTCCCGGACTCACAAATAGGACGAATGAATTTAAGGCAGGGGATACCAATCTTCCTGAGAATGATGAACTGTTGGAGCTATTGAGAAATTTAAAGATGCATATGATAGAGGTGGGCTATGTCGCTGATACGAAACCTGCTTTGCATGATATTGACCAAGAGAGTAAAGAAACAGCACTTCTTGGTCATAGCGAGAGAATAGCTTTTGCTCGTGCTGTTCTCAGCACCGCACCCCGCAAACAAATTACTATTTTGAAAAACCTTCGTGTGTGTGTTGATTGTCATAACGCATTGAAGGTTATGGCAGATGTAGTTGGTAGAGAAGTGATCATGCGAGATGCAAAGAGATTCCACCATCTTAAAAACGGGGCTTGCAGCTGTAATGACTATTGGTGA
- the LOC104709967 gene encoding uncharacterized protein LOC104709967, whose translation MFRRLILRQAAAVAAESKIARHQLHGFDQRRGLHSRNKKAMEYVAKGWSAIKEVDRFIDYCELNDRRLIPLLRGAKENFELALEADNLNTHARYWLSKLHLKYHVPGRI comes from the exons ATGTTTCGTCGTCTAATTCTCCGCCAAGCAGCCGCCGTAGCCGCGGAATCGAAGATTGCTCGTCATCAACTCCATGGATTCGATCAGCGa AGAGGATTACACAGCAGGAACAAGAAGGCAATGGAGTATGTAGCCAAAGGATGGAGCGCGATTAAGGAAGTAGACAGATTTATCGATTACTGTGAACTCAATGATCGACGCCTTATACCTCTCCTCAGG GGAGCTAAAGAGAACTTTGAACTTGCTCTGGAAGCTGATAATTTAAACACTCATGCTAGATATTGGCTTTCCAAGTTGCACTTGAAGTACCATGTTCCTGGACGTATTTAA